A single window of Acanthopagrus latus isolate v.2019 chromosome 1, fAcaLat1.1, whole genome shotgun sequence DNA harbors:
- the c1h19orf67 gene encoding UPF0575 protein C19orf67 homolog — protein MTEVEDMSCEESDCIDSLQNPGKGEVEESLLLLANVALAPPCGDEAACACDPEACSSVVEGSLQSMQIQLQFLMSKADDLQDCLVSGQGHLEREALASAVPEFIYTCQPFFNHLESMARCTVSQLTLPFDMYTQLLDLSQQLCDRLQQLVITYASYSVLCLDDTEPNSVSHFCIGQFHLGQLRLTTFLYCKPTPYLARVDTGIYKCMRWNVDRLRDEQQADVEQGGESETETVGDTEFYFLCCEDIPVSEADEKIQDVPHCSVVRLWSIGQWVQLKPDPETEDIYDWILCDIPQASYERLLLLGSDEPSSCKATDFLQQLLLSQQTE, from the exons ATGACAGAGGTTGAGGACATGAGCTGCGAGGAGTCAGACTGCATAGACAGTCTTCAAAACCCCGGGAAAGGAG aggtggaggagtcCCTGTTACTGTTGGCCAACGTTGCTCTGGCGCCACCCTGTGGTGACGAGGCGGCCTGCGCCTGTGACCCTGAGGCCTGCAGCTCGGTGGTGGAGGGGAGCCTGCAGTCCATGCAAATACAGCTCCAGTTCCTCATGAGCAAAGCAGATGACTTACAGGACTGTCTCGTCAGTGG aCAGGGGCATCTAGAGAGAGAGGCTCTTGCTTCTGCAGTACCAGAGTTCATCTATACCTGTCAGCCTTTCTTTAACCACCTGGAGTCTATGGCAAGGTGTACAGTGTCTCAGCTCACCTTGCCATTTGACATGTACACACAG CTGTTGGAtctctctcagcagctgtgtgacagGTTGCAGCAGCTGGTGATAACCTACGCCAGCTACAGTGTCCTCTGTTTGGACGACACAGAGCCtaacag TGTCTCTCACTTCTGCATCGGTCAGTTTCATCTCGGACAACTGAGGCTGACCACGTTCCTCTACTGTAAGCCGACGCCCTACCTGGCCCGGGTCGACACCGGCATTTACAAATGCATGCGCTGGAACGTGGACAGACTCCGAGACGAGCAGCAGGCGGATGTAGAACAGggtggagagagtgagacgGAAACAGTCGGCGACACAGAGTT TTACTTCCTGTGCTGCGAAGATATTCCCGTCTCAGAGGCTGATGAGAAAATCCAAGATGTCCCTCACTGTAGCGTAGTGAGGCTGTGGTCCATTGGTCAGTGGGTGCAGTTGAAACCTGACCCCGAAACAGAGGACATCTATGACTG GATCCTGTGTGACATTCCTCAGGCCAGCTACGAGAGGCTGTTATTACTGGGCAGCGATGAACCATCGAGCTGCAAGGCCACAGacttcctccagcagctgctgttgtcacAGCAGACTGAGTGA